One Hordeum vulgare subsp. vulgare chromosome 4H, MorexV3_pseudomolecules_assembly, whole genome shotgun sequence DNA window includes the following coding sequences:
- the LOC123451149 gene encoding protein GLUTAMINE DUMPER 2-like: MRPGAGFNATAAATKAVAAPLAAGAAHSAWHSPVPYLFGGLAAMLGLIAFALLILACSYWKLSGYLEGSAGRGEDEGSATDGAKPVASDLPPPAWEEKVLVVMAGDVKPTYLATPMSSRDRGSKGEEEEKKVSTVAMASIKDADNGEQSEPERTR; this comes from the coding sequence ATGAGACCAGGAGCGGGTTTCAATGCGACGGCCGCAGCAACGAAGGCTGTGGCAGCCCCACTGGCCGCCGGCGCCGCGCATTCCGCGTGGCACTCGCCGGTGCCGTACCTCTTCGGCGGCCTGGCCGCGATGCTCGGACTCATCGCCTTCGCCCTTCTCATCCTCGCATGCTCGTACTGGAAGCTGTCCGGGTACCTGGAGGGCAGCGCCGGCCGCGGTGAAGACGAAGGCTCCGCCACTGACGGCGCCAAGCCGGTGGCCTCGGACCTGCCGCCGCCAGCGTGGGAGGAGAAGGTACTGGTGGTCATGGCCGGGGACGTGAAACCTACGTACCTCGCCACGCCCATGTCAAGCAGAGACCGTGGCAGCAagggagaagaggaagagaagaaggtgtCTACAGTCGCCATGGCTAGCATCAAGGATGCTGATAATGGTGAGCAGTCAGAACCAGAGAGAACGAGATGA